One Etheostoma cragini isolate CJK2018 chromosome 18, CSU_Ecrag_1.0, whole genome shotgun sequence DNA window includes the following coding sequences:
- the flrt2 gene encoding leucine-rich repeat transmembrane protein FLRT2, whose amino-acid sequence MEFLAGPWNKDWASFLQFWLTVILSLQMQFSPGASCPDECRCDKPFVYCNERSLTSVPLGIKEGFKVLFLHNNQINNAGFPVELHNVATVETVYLYGNQLDEFPINLPKNTRVLHLQENNIQTISKAALAQLTQLEELHLDDNSISTVGVEEGAFREAVSLKLLFLTKNHLSSVPIGLPEDLKELRLDENRIAHIAEEAFQNVTRLQRLLLDGNLLTDEGIAPGTFQELATLRELALARNSLTFPPPLLPSQSLVKLSLQENQIDQIPVAAFADLNRLEKLDVSSNQLQTLTQGVFDGLSSLKHLIVRNNPWRCDCAVKWVVVWLKSLPPSINARGFVCLSPDMVRGMAIRELTLDIIECPVDADQPPWPTLRSTASPPPTTTAITTMISTLITTSIPYFFDSPSPPLPPIHNNPPGPLPPYEDPLQISFPVVNSTSIEVSWASYFTVTAYKVTWVKRGQSQINEGMMERTVSGDRRHVSLTNLEPRSVYRICVHVLDTLNSYRPGEDTICSEARTKAVVSTKAPGEQAPHESINSTLLMAAIIGGAVLIILLTLLSLFCWHMHRKSRSASTKWKYNRGRRKDDYGEAGTKKDNSILEMTETSFQIVALNNEQLLKGDFRIQPIYTPNGGIGFRDCHLSNNSIAYCKSSNVPSTEFCHT is encoded by the coding sequence atGGAGTTTCTGGCTGGACCTTGGAATAAAGATTGGGCTTCATTCTTGCAATTTTGGTTGACTGTTATCCTAAGCCTCCAAATGCAATTCAGCCCGGGTGCCTCTTGCCCGGACGAGTGTCGTTGTGACAAACCGTTCGTGTACTGCAACGAACGCAGCCTGACATCAGTGCCTCTGGGGATAAAGGAGGGCTTCAAGGTCCTCTTCCTACATAACAACCAGATAAACAATGCTGGTTTCCCTGTGGAACTTCACAATGTGGCCACAGTGGAGACTGTGTATCTGTACGGCAACCAGTTAGACGAGTTTCCCATAAATCTGCCCAAAAACACCAGGGTCCTGCATCTCCAGGAGAACAATATCCAAACCATCTCCAAGGCAGCCCTGGCCCAGCTGACTCAACTGGAGGAGCTGCACCTCGATGATAACTCCATCTCCACAGTGGGGGTGGAAGAAGGTGCCTTTAGGGAGGCGGTGAGCCTCAAACTCCTCTTCCTCACCAAGAACCACTTAAGCAGTGTTCCAATTGGCCTTCCCGAGGACTTAAAAGAGCTGCGGTTGGACGAGAACCGCATTGCTCACATCGCTGAGGAGGCCTTTCAGAATGTGACCCGCCTGCAGCGCCTGCTGCTGGACGGGAACCTACTCACAGACGAGGGCATCGCGCCAGGGACCTTCCAGGAACTGGCGACCCTCCGTGAGCTGGCCCTGGCCCGCAACTCCCTCaccttccctcctcccctcctacCCAGCCAGTCACTTGTCAAACTGAGCCTGCAGGAGAACCAGATCGACCAGATTCCCGTGGCAGCCTTCGCTGACCTAAACCGGCTGGAAAAACTGGATGTCTCCAGCAACCAGCTCCAGACTCTCACCCAAGGCGTGTTTGACGGCCTGTCGAGCCTCAAGCATCTCATAGTGCGGAACAACCCCTGGCGTTGTGATTGCGCTGTGAAGTGGGTGGTGGTGTGGCTCAAGTCCTTGCCCCCCTCCATCAACGCCCGAGGGTTTGTGTGCCTGAGTCCGGACATGGTGCGCGGCATGGCAATCCGAGAGCTCACGCTGGATATCATAGAGTGCCCGGTCGACGCCGACCAGCCACCCTGGCCCACCCTCCGCTCCACAGCCTCTCCTCCGCCCACAACCACCGCCATTACCACCATGATTTCCACCCTCATCACCACATCCATCCCGTACTTCTTTGACTCACCCTCCCCTCCCTTACCCCCAATCCATAACAACCCCCCTGGGCCCCTGCCTCCTTACGAGGACCCCCTTCAGATCTCTTTCCCCGTGGTCAACTCTACCAGCATAGAGGTGAGCTGGGCTTCCTATTTCACCGTCACGGCCTACAAAGTAACTTGGGTCAAAAGGGGCCAAAGCCAAATAAACGAAGGGATGATGGAGAGGACGGTGAGCGGGGACCGTCGGCATGTTAGCCTCACCAACCTGGAGCCCCGATCTGTGTATCGGATCTGCGTGCATGTGCTGGACACCCTAAATTCCTACAGGCCCGGAGAGGATACTATATGCTCCGAGGCCAGGACCAAAGCTGTTGTGTCTACCAAGGCTCCGGGTGAGCAAGCTCCTCATGAGAGCATCAACTCCACGCTGCTCATGGCTGCGATCATAGGCGGGGCGGTGCTCATCATCCTGTTAACACTGCTCAGCCTGTTCTGCTGGCACATGCACAGGAAGAGCCGGTCGGCCTCGACCAAGTGGAAATACAACCGAGGCAGGAGAAAAGATGACTACGGCGAGGCTGGAACCAAGAAGGATAACTCCATTCTGGAGATGACCGAGACCAGTTTCCAGATAGTGGCGCTGAACAATGAGCAGCTCCTCAAGGGAGATTTCCGCATTCAGCCCATCTACACACCCAACGGGGGCATCGGATTTAGAGACTGTCACCTAAGTAACAACAGCATAGCCTACTGCAAGAGCAGCAACGTGCCCAGTACAGAGTTCTGCCACACGTGA